Proteins from a genomic interval of Rattus norvegicus strain BN/NHsdMcwi chromosome 2, GRCr8, whole genome shotgun sequence:
- the Npr1 gene encoding atrial natriuretic peptide receptor 1 precursor, giving the protein MPGSRRVRPRLRALLLLPPLLLLRGGHASDLTVAVVLPLTNTSYPWSWARVGPAVELALARVKARPDLLPGWTVRMVLGSSENAAGVCSDTAAPLAAVDLKWEHSPAVFLGPGCVYSAAPVGRFTAHWRVPLLTAGAPALGIGVKDEYALTTRTGPSHVKLGDFVTALHRRLGWEHQALVLYADRLGDDRPCFFIVEGLYMRVRERLNITVNHQEFVEGDPDHYPKLLRAVRRKGRVIYICSSPDAFRNLMLLALNAGLTGEDYVFFHLDVFGQSLKSAQGLVPQKPWERGDGQDRSARQAFQAAKIITYKEPDNPEYLEFLKQLKLLADKKFNFTVEDGLKNIIPASFHDGLLLYVQAVTETLAQGGTVTDGENITQRMWNRSFQGVTGYLKIDRNGDRDTDFSLWDMDPETGAFRVVLNYNGTSQELMAVSEHKLYWPLGYPPPDVPKCGFDNEDPACNQDHFSTLEVLALVGSLSLISFLIVSFFIYRKMQLEKELVSELWRVRWEDLQPSSLERHLRSAGSRLTLSGRGSNYGSLLTTEGQFQVFAKTAYYKGNLVAVKRVNRKRIELTRKVLFELKHMRDVQNEHLTRFVGACTDPPNICILTEYCPRGSLQDILENESITLDWMFRYSLTNDIVKGMLFLHNGAICSHGNLKSSNCVVDGRFVLKITDYGLESFRDPEPEQGHTLFAKKLWTAPELLRMASPPARGSQAGDVYSFGIILQEIALRSGVFYVEGLDLSPKEIIERVTRGEQPPFRPSMDLQSHLEELGQLMQRCWAEDPQERPPFQQIRLALRKFNKENSSNILDNLLSRMEQYANNLEELVEERTQAYLEEKRKAEALLYQILPHSVAEQLKRGETVQAEAFDSVTIYFSDIVGFTALSAESTPMQVVTLLNDLYTCFDAVIDNFDVYKVETIGDAYMVVSGLPVRNGQLHAREVARMALALLDAVRSFRIRHRPQEQLRLRIGIHTGPVCAGVVGLKMPRYCLFGDTVNTASRMESNGEALKIHLSSETKAVLEEFDGFELELRGDVEMKGKGKVRTYWLLGERGCSTRG; this is encoded by the exons ATGCCGGGCTCCCGACGCGTCCGTCCGCGCCTAAgggcgctgctgctgctgccgccgcttcTGCTACTCCGGGGCGGCCACGCGAGCGACCTGACCGTGGCTGTGGTGCTGCCGCTGACCAACACCTCGTACCCGTGGTCCTGGGCGCGTGTAGGGCCGGCCGTGGAACTGGCTCTCGCGCGGGTGAAGGCTCGGCCGGACTTGCTGCCGGGTTGGACGGTCCGCATGGTGCTGGGCAGCAGTGAGAACGCGGCGGGCGTCTGCTCGGACACCGCCGCACCGCTGGCCGCGGTGGACCTCAAGTGGGAGCACAGCCCCGCGGTGTTCCTGGGCCCCGGCTGCGTCTACTCCGCTGCCCCGGTGGGGCGCTTCACCGCGCACTGGCGGGTGCCGCTGCTGACCGCCGGCGCCCCGGCTCTGGGCATCGGGGTCAAGGATGAGTATGCGCTAACCACCCGCACAGGACCCAGCCATGTCAAGCTGGGCGATTTCGTGACGGCGCTGCATCGACGGCTGGGCTGGGAGCACCAGGCGCTGGTGCTCTATGCAGATCGGCTGGGCGACGACCGGCCTTGCTTCTTCATAGTGGAGGGGCTGTACATGCGGGTGCGTGAACGCCTCAACATCACAGTGAATCACCAGGAGTTCGTCGAGGGCGACCCGGACCACTACCCCAAGCTACTGCGGGCCGTGCGGCGAAAGGGCAGAG ttATCTACATCTGCAGTTCTCCGGATGCCTTCAGGAATCTGATGCTTCTGGCCCTGAACGCTGGCCTGACTGGGGAGGACTATGTTTTCTTCCACCTGGATGTGTTTGGGCAAAGCCTTAAGAGTGCTCAGGGCCTTGTTCCCCAGAAACCCTGGGAAAGAGGAGATGGGCAGGACAGGAGTGCCCGCCAGGCCTTTCAG GCTGCCAAAATTATTACTTACAAAGAGCCTGATAATCCTGAGTACTTGGAATTCCTGAAGCAGCTGAAACTCTTGGCTGACAAGAAGTTCAACTTCACCGTGGAGGATGGCCTG AAGAATATCATCCCAGCCTCCTTCCACGACGGGCTCCTGCTCTATGTCCAGGCAGTGACAGAGACTCTGGCACAGGGGGGAACTGTCACAGATGGAGAGAACATCACTCAGCGGATGTGGAACCGAAGCTTCCAAG GTGTGACAGGATACCTGAAAATTGATAGAAACGGAGATCGGGACACCGATTTCTCTCTCTGGGATATGGATCCAGAGACGGGTGCCTTCAGG GTTGTCCTGAACTATAATGGTACTTCCCAGGAGCTAATGGCTGTGTCAGAACACAAATTATACTGGCCTCTGGGATATCCACCTCCTGACGTCCCTAAATGTGGCTTTGACAATGAGGACCCAGCCTGCAACCAAG ACCACTTTTCCACACTGGAGGTTCTGGCTTTGGTGGGCAGCCTCTCTCTGATTAGCTTTCTGATTGTGTCTTTCTTCATATACAG GAAGATGCAGCTGGAAAAGGAGCTGGTCTCAGAGTTGTGGCGGGTGCGCTGGGAGGACTTGCAGCCCAGCAGCCTGGAGAGGCATCTTCGGAGCGCTGGCAGCCGGCTGACCCTGAGTGGG CGAGGCTCCAATTATGGCTCCCTGCTAACCACCGAGGGCCAGTTCCAAGTCTTTGCCAAGACAGCATACTATAAG GGCAACCTTGTGGCTGTGAAACGTGTGAACCGGAAACGCATTGAGTTGACACGAAAAGTCCTGTTTGAACTTAAACAT ATGCGGGATGTGCAGAATGAGCACTTGACAAGATTTGTGGGTGCTTGTACCGACCCCCCCAACATCTGTATCCTCACAGAGTACTGTCCCCGTGGAAGCCTACAG GACATTCTAGAGAATGAGAGTATCACCCTGGACTGGATGTTTCGGTACTCGCTCACCAATGACATTGTCAAG GGAATGCTCTTTCTACACAATGGGGCCATTTGTTCCCATGGGAACCTCAAGTCATCCAACTGTGTGGTAGACGGGCGCTTCGTGTTAAAGATCACAGACTACGGTCTTGAGAGCTTCAGAGACCCGGAGCCAGAGCAAGGGCACACCCTCTTTGCCA AAAAATTGTGGACGGCACCTGAGCTCCTGCGAATGGCTTCGCCACCTGCCCGTGGCTCCCAAGCTGGGGATGTGTACAGCTTTGGTATCATCCTGCAGGAGATTGCCCTAAGAAGTGGGGTCTTCTATGTGGAAGGTTTGGACCTCAGCCCAAAAG AGATCATTGAGCGTGTGACTCGGGGTGAGCAGCCCCCATTCCGACCCTCCATGGATCTGCAGAGCCACCTGGAGGAACTGGGGCAGCTGATGCAGCGGTGCTGGGCAGAGGACCCACAGGAGCGGCCACCCTTTCAGCAGATCCGCCTGGCGCTGCGCAAGTTCAACAA GGAGAACAGCAGCAACATCCTGGACAACCTGCTGTCACGCATGGAGCAGTATGCTAACAACCTGGAGGAACTGGTAGAGGAGAGAACACAAGCTTATCTGGAGGAGAAGCGCAAAGCTGAGGCCTTGCTTTACCAGATTCTGCCTCA CTCCGTGGCTGAGCAGCTGAAGAGAGGCGAGACAGTCCAGGCTGAGGCCTTTGATAGTGTTACCATCTACTTCAGTGATATTGTGGGCTTTACAGCTCTTTCAGCAGAAAGCACACCCATGCAG GTGGTGACTCTGCTCAATGATCTGTACACCTGTTTTGATGCTGTCATAGACAACTTTGATGTGTACAAG GTGGAGACCATTGGTGATGCTTACATGGTGGTGTCAGGGCTCCCAGTGCGGAATGGACAACTCCACGCCCGAGAGGTGGCCCGAATGGCACTTGCACTACTGGATGCTGTGCGCTCCTTCCGCATCCGCCATAGGCCCCAGGAACAGCTGCGCTTGCGCATTGGCATCCACACAG gtcctgtgtgtgctggtgtggtaGGGCTAAAGATGCCCCGATACTGCCTCTTTGGAGACACAGTCAACACAGCTTCAAGAATGGAGTCTAATGGAGAAG ccctcaagatCCACTTGTCTTCAGAGaccaaggctgtgctggaagagTTCGATGGTTTCGAGCTGGAGCTCCGAGGGGATGTGGAAATGAAG gGCAAAGGCAAGGTTCGGACCTATTGGCTCCTGGGGGAGCGGGGATGTAGCACTCGAGGCTGA